The bacterium genomic sequence TTCATAACCATTATCCCAGGCTTCGTTTACCGAGCGGTACACAAGACGTTTTACGGTTTGAAAACCGCTTCTTAAATTATCGGCAATAAAGCGATACGGGTTTACAGCTATAATTTCTTTTTCAAACTGGGCTAAATCGTGACGATAGTTCCATTCGGATTGGGTAATATTGGAAGCATCCCCGGTAATATGGGCCGACAAAAGCATGAGAAGACGGGCGTTTTTTTCAATAATATGCGAATAAGGATCGGTACCGGTGCTACCATCCAGCAAGGTAGCCTGGCTGCGTAAAAAGCGGTAAAGCCCCATCCAGGGTTCTACACCTTGGGTATCAAAAGCATTTTTACTAAAATAACTTAAATTAAGACGGCCTCCACTTTTAAAAACAGGCTGGATGAGAAAACCAATCACATCGCAATAGTGATCCACCACATCTTTAAGATTAAGTGCAATGTCTTCGCGATCACCATCTACAAAGGGCGCTTCGGTAATCACATCGTGATCTATCAGCGCTTCACCATCGGGAACCATGGGGCTTGTTTGATTTAAAGCTAAATCCAAGGCATCGGGTTCTTCCTCAAATTCATCCGGAAACGATTGGGGAGGAAAATCTAGTTCGGGGTCCGGGGTTCGGGATTCGGGATTCGGTACAGAAGTTTCGCGTTCAATCTGCTTATCAATTTGTGTGCTAGTTAACGATGCCGTTTTGGTAGTTGGGTTGAGTAATGGATGAGAAGTTGTTTGTTCGGCGGTACTTGCTTCACGGGCCCCGGCTCCCGTATCCCGTGCTCCTTCTTCATAGCTACTTTTACTCCAAGCATCACTGGCTTCTTGGTAGCTGGGTTTATCCCTATCCTGATAGGTAAAATAAAACTCGGGATTGTCGGTTTGGGCATTGTATAAAAAATTCTCCCAATCCGCATCTGTCATGGTGCTCCACTCGTCAAAGGAGTAGAGCGAGGCTAAAGTATTTGAAATATCACTAAACACGATAGTACTTTTATCGGGTTATAGATAATTTCATTGCCTAGAAAATGCCCTTAAAACGCAAAAACTGATAACAGCTTGTTATCAGTTTTTGCAATTTTCCATAACTTTATCAGTACCTTTCTTATTAACCCAGACGATAACTATATTTAGTGGGCATAGTGCCTTTATTTAAAAAATGAGGATTTTATGAAAAAGATTTTATTTGTTTTATTGTTGTTAATACTGTCATCCCAAGCGCAAGCGGCCATTATTAATGTAACTACCACTACCGACGAGCTGGAAGCAGATTACGCTGCCGATTGTACAGGAGGAACTGGTTGTTCGTTGCGTGAAGCCATTGAACTAGCCAACACAACTGCCGGACAAGACAGTATACGCATTCCTGCAGGCACCTTTAATCTCACTTTGGGACAAATAAGTATTATTGATAGTATCAATATTCAGGGTGTTTCAGCGGCACAAACTATTATTAACGGCACCGGTAATAATGCCCGTTTTCTTAACTTAACAGGTATCAATTACTCTACAGTTATCCTTAAAAAAATGACGGTTCAAAATTTTACGGATGCCACTGGCGCCTGTATTTATTCATTAGTCAACACCCCCAGTCTCACTCTACAAATTGAATCGATGAAATTTCAAAATAATACGGGCACAACTGGTTATGGCTGTGTTGAGGTACACGGCTTAAGCGAAACACAAGTTGTAACCATGGGTTTATTTCAAACTGATTTTATCGATAATACCGCTTATACAGCAGGGGCTGGCTTATATACCGAATATGCAGGCATTTATTCAAGTAATCTCGTTTTTAGAAATAATACAGTAACGCGTCAAGGTGCAGTAGGAGGAGCTCTTGCCTTATATAATAGTAGTATTTTGGGAGATAGCCTCCTTTTTGAAAATAATCATGCTGATACCGTTCAATCGAGCGCCGGTGCTGTTATAGCTAATAACAGTACATTACTTATCTCAAATTCTCTTTTTACCGGAAATAGCACTAACGAAAGAGGAGGGGCTATTTTTCTTGCTTCCTACACCACAAGGCAGCAAATAATGGTTCTTAAAAATACATCTTTTATCAACAACAGCGCTGCCACAGGTGGCGCTATCTATACAGACTCTAATGGCACATCAAATAAATTGGATATAAGCGGTTCTACATTTGCAAACAACTTTACAACTGTAGACGGTTTTTTTGGTACAGGCTTAAACGCAAGAGGTTCTGCACTTTATTTACACGCCACTGATACCAACATCAGTTATTCAACAATTGTTCATAATACGGCATTTGTTGAGGGGCTTGTAGGTTCAGGCGCTATTGCTGGATATAGTCTCTCCACCACACCCAATACTATCAAAATTAAATCCAGTATTGTTGCCGACAACAAATCACAATTATTTTTAGATCCAAGCCAATCAGTAAATGATAACTGTAATTTGTCTGGAGACCGCTATTCCACTGCCCCCAATCTTATGACTCATGGCTTTAATATTTTGAATTTAGACTGTGCCCATATAGCAATAGCGGCCACTACAAATCCCGATTATGTAGATATCGACCCTCAATTTACCGGAAATTTTATTCAAAAAAACGGACGTGATTTTACCCTGCAATTAGCTCTCACAAGCCCAGCTATCGATAAAGCCGAAAACGGAACTTGCAAATCGTTGCCCGATTTTCTCTCGGGCACCGAAAATATTTTAACCAGTGATGCCATAGGTAATGTGCGTGCATTTGGTACTTATTGCGATATTGGAGCCCTAGAACCCAACAATTGCAATCTGTCGCAATTTTACCCTGATGCAGATGGCGACACTTTTGGAAGCGGATCCTCAGTTATGTTGTGTGGCACAGCTGTTAGTGGTTTTGTACTTAACAATTCCGACTGCGACGACACAAACTCTTCCAAACTTACAAGCACCACGGACGAAATATGTGACGACATCGATAACAACTGTGATGGTCAAACTGACGAAGGCCTGAATTGTACTCAACCCATTGTTGAAACTTGTGACGGTATTGACAATAATGGTGACGGCCAAATTGACGAAGGCTTTAATGATACCGATGGCGACGGAACAAAAGATTGTGTGGATGATTGTGACAACGATCCTCTTAAAACAACTGCCGGTATCTGTGGTTGCAACAGTCCCGATATAGATGCCGATAGCGACGGTATTTACCAATGTATGGATGGCTGCGATTTGGATCCGTTAAAAAGCGCTGCCGCCCAATGCGGATGCGGCACACCCGATACCGATACGGATGGCGATTTTATTGCCGATTGTATCGATACCGAAACTTGCGATGGCTTGGACAATGATGGTGATGGTTTGGTGGATGAAGATGAGGTTTGTGGCACGCCTGTTGAAGAAGTACCCGGCACAGACCCTGAGGAAACACCTGTTGACGAAACACCCGTTGCCGAAGCGCCAGGTACAGATCCCACAAAAATACCCGAAGAAACACCTGCCGATGATGGTGATGATGCAGACGATCCAAGCTCAACAGATGGCCTTGGTACCGATACAGGCAATCCGGAAGGAAGCAAAGCCTCTGGTGGTGGCTGTAGTTTATCTCCTCACGGCGAGCCTTCGATGACGCTTCTGTTTATTTTCTTGGGATTGGGTTTTGCCATTATTTGGAAAAGGCAATCGGAGAGGGCTTAAGGCCCCAAAAACGGGATTTGAGACACTACCACTTCGCCCGTTTGGGTATTGGTTGACGTTAAAATAATATTAAACTGACCTTTAAATTTTTTAGCATCCATTTCTGCAAAGGCAGGAATTCGTTTTTCTTCCAAAGATCCCAGCTCAATCTCCAGAAACGGAATAATCACATTTGCCTCACCCGAAAATTTAAAAGTAAATTTGGCCTTCTCTGCTGTTTTATTAATAACATGAAGTAAATACTGGTTACGTATTTTACCTTCGGTAAGCACATACGGAATTCCTGGCGCTCTTAATATATTGGCCTCAAAGGTGTGCCGTTTAAATAGAAAAAATGAAAAAACAGCCAACCCCACAAAAAACAACACGGTATACAAATAAATACGTGGCCTTAAAATATGACGCGGTTTTTTTAATAACCCGTTGAGAGAATCATAACGGACTAATCCCCTGGCCTGCCCCACCTTATCCATAATTTCATCACAGGCATCTATACAATTGGCACAACCAATGCATTCCAGCTGTAATCCATTACGAATATCAATGCCCGTAGGGCAAACATCTACACAGCGTCTGCAGTTAATACAGGCACCACGCGATGAGTCGCTCACTTTCCCTCGTGGTTCACCCCTTAAAGCATCATAACCAATCACCAGCGTATCATCATCGGTTAAGGCCGATTGCATTTTGCCATAGGGGCAAACAATGAGGCATAGCTGCTCTCTAAACCATGCGTAGTTAAAATAGATAACGGCAGTAATAGAAATCATCCAGATAAAAGCTACCCAATGTTCGTGAGGATTATGACGCACAAAACTTAAAAGTTCGTCCATTGAAACAAAATACGATAAAAAAATGTGGGACACCGCGCACGCAAAAATAACAAATAAAAAGTGCTTTATTATAAATTTAACTATTTTTTTAAAATTCCAGGGAGATTGCGCTAAAAGTAATTGTTCCGATTTGGGCCCTTCTACTAAACGTTCAATACGTCTAAAAACACCTTCCAAAAAAACAGTTTGCGGGCAAGCCCAACCACACCAGAGCCTTCCGGCTACAGCTGTGATATAAAAAAGAGTAAAAAGTGCACCCGATAAGAGGAAAAAAACAAGATAAAAATCCTGGGCATTATAGGTAAAACCAAACAAAAAAAACTGCCGATGTAAAATATCGATAAAGATGAGCGGTTTTCCGTTTACTTTAATAAACGGAACAAGTGCATAAATAACCATGAGAACATAAAAAAAGATTTGGCGGGCTTTTGTAAAACGCCCCGCCACATCAGCTATGCGCACTTTCTCACGGCTACCATCAGTTCTAATGGATGACTTAAATTGCATATTATAGACAAAATCAAAACCCCCTCTCCCCTCGTGGGAGAGGGATGCCCAAAGGGCAGGGAGAGGGCATAACGAATGATATGGATGTACTACTCTACCAAATCACCCTGAGGCTCTTTGGCCCCCGGAGGATTTGTACCCTGAAGCGTCATTATAAAAGCCACAACTTCATCAATTTGATTAGGTGCCAATACACCTTTCCAAGAAAGCATCCCTTTTTCAACCACACCATTGGTTACGGTTGCATGTATTTGTGTGGGTTTGCCGCCGTGTATCCAATATTTATCGGTAAGATTAGGACCAATAACACCCTGCCCTTTATCCCCGTGACAGGCCATGCAATTGGTCATAAATATCTTTTTGCCTTCTTCAGTTTCATGACTATCTTGCGATTTGGCCAAAAGAGCGGCATCCGTTGGACCTTCATCGCCCCCTTTATTTCCAAATTCGGCTTTGTGTTCTTCTAAGGCTGTTTGATATTCCTGCTCTTGAGTGGGACCTACAGCGTAGGTGTTATAATAGAGCCAGTAACAAAATCCAAAAACCACGGTAATCACAAACGTGCCCACCCACCAGCGTGGCAGCATGTTGTCGTATTCTTGAATCCCATCGTAACTGTGATGACGAACCTTATCTTCTTCTTTCATAAGTTTTCCTTTCGTATCCAAAATTACTCCAAGGGTAATTAGTTATCCTCTTTTTCCCCTCTTTTGTAAGGAGGGGCTAGGGGAGGTAGATAAGCTTGGCTACCCCCTATAGTCCCCCTTACAAAGGGGGACAAAAACTACACGCTGACCAATTACTCTAAAGGTAATTTAGAATCTTTTTCAAAAACGGGTTTATTCTTTTTTCTAAAGGTAGAAAAAAGAATCAGTGTAAATAAAACCACAAACAGAACAATAAAAAATGTTCCACCTGTATCGTGAGCTCCTACTTGTTCTAAAAGTTGACGCATATTTTACTTTCCTTCGTACGCTTTGTGATCCACTCCCAGCTTTTGCAAATAGCTGATCAGTGCCACAAGCTCTGATTGAGCCGAAAGATTCACCTGACTTTGTTTTAAATCATTGGCAATAACCTCACCTTGTTTATGGGCATCCTCCACAGCGCTACTAATTTGTGCATCGGTATATGGCACACCCAATGTACGCATCAGCTCCATACGGCTGGCCGTATCTTTATAATCAAGAGTTTGAGTTGCCAAATGTGGGTATGTGGGCATGAGAGATCCGGCCGAGGTAGAACGGGGATCAATCATATGTTTGTAATGCCACAGGTTGGGATACTTTTTACCCACACGGGCTAAATCGGGCCCTGTGCGTTTTGACCCCCATTGGAAAGGATGATCGTACATACTTTCCCAAGCCTCGCTGGGAGCTCCGTAGCGCATGGTTTCGGGAACCATGGGTCTAATCATTTGTGTGTGACAGTTGTAACAACCTTCTCTACGGTAAATATCGCGTCCTTCCAGTTCAAGTGCGGTGTAAGGTACGGCTTCATGCGTCATGGGCACGGCACTCTTAACAGTAACAGCCGGAATAATTTGAACCATCCCGCCAATCAGGATGGAAATAAGAACAAAAAAGGAAAACAAAAAGGCTTTGCCTTCCAGCACCTCGTGCCAGCTGCCATCGCCTTTTTTATTCATCATCACGCTTGCTACAACCAAAATGGCAAGGCCCGCGTAAACAATGATGGAAGTCACCACATCTTTTGTCCCTAAAGCCAAAAGCAGAATAAGACCAATAAGCACCAACACCATCACCGGGCTAAAAATAACTTTAACCCACGATGTTTGAGATTGATTATCCAAAGTAACAACTTCTACCTCACCATCAACAGGATTCCCCTGTTTGGCTGTTTTAATGAGGTTATAAGCCATGATGATAAAGGTAACCAGGTAAAGCGTACCGCCTACAATGCGCAGGTAATACATATTTTGAGACGCAAAGATCGATTCCAAAAAGCTTGGATACAGAAGCGTTCCCTCGGGAGTCAGCGCACGCCACATAAGCCCCTGCGTTAAACCCGACACATACATGGCCGCCATGTACAGCACGATACCGAATGTCCCAATCCAAAAATGAAAGTTAGCCAGTTTTTCGGAATAGAGTTTGGTATTAAACAGTCTGGGCACCAAAAAGTAAAACATACCGGCTGCCATAAAGCCGTTCCAGCCCAACGCACCACCATGCACGTGTCCAATAATCCAGTCGGTAGAATGCGCCAAGGCGTTGATGGACTTGATGGAAAGCATGGGGCCTTCAAATGTAGACATGCCGTAAAAAGTAATGCCCGCTACAAAAAACTTTACTACCGGATCGGTACGCAGTTTATCCCACGCACCACGCAACGTGAGGAGACCGTTAATCATACCGCCCCAGCTGGGTGCCCAGAGGGCCACTGAAAAAACCATCCCCAAGGTTTGAGCCCAATCGGGAAGCGCTGTATTTAAAAGGTGATGCGGGCCCGCCCAAATGTACATGAACACTAAAGCCCAGAAATGAATGATGGATAAACGGTACGAATAAACCGGTTTGCCAATAGCCTTGGGCATAAAATAATACATAATGCCCAAAACCGGTGTGGTTAAAAAGAAGGCCACCGCATTGTGCCCATACCACCACTGCACCAGCGCATCCTGAACGCCTGAGAATACCGAGTACGATTTAAAAAGATTTAGAGGCAAACTTAAGCTATTCACAATATGCAGCACGGCAACCGTCACAATGGTGGCAATGTAAAACCAAAGCGCTACATACAAACTTTTTTCGTTTCTCTTTTTAATAGTCCAAAAAAAGTTGATGGCAAATATTACCCAAATAAGAGCAATTAAAATATCAATAGGCCATTCCAGTTCGGCATATTCTTTGCCCTGGGTAATCCCCAGAGGAAGTGTTAACGCCGCGCACACAATAATAAGTTGCCATCCCCAAAAATGAACTTTGGACAAAAAATCCGAACCCATACGTGCTTTTAAAAGACGCTGAGTGGAATAATAAATACCGGCAAAAATCATATTGCCTACAAAGGCAAAAATAACGGCATTGGTATGCAGCGGCCTTAAACGGCCAAAGGATAAATACTGGGTAAAATTAAGAGATGGAAACGCAAGCTGACTGGCTACAATAACGCCCACCAGCATCCCCACAATACCCCACATGACAGAGGCAAAGATAAACTGCCGTGTCACACCATCGTTATAGACTATTTTTTTCATGTTGTTCGTCCTCAAGTGGTAATAAAGATGCGCGGTCACAAAGCGAGATATCCTCGTTTTTAACCACGTATCCAAAAAACAAAACGGCCCCACACACTAAAATGAGACCAATAAATAAAAGCAGTAAAATAACGTTCATGAGTTCACACTCCTCATGGCATACGCCGTATAAGCCAAAACAATAACCGAGCTGGCCGGCATAATAATGGCGCACACCAGCGGGTTTGCAAGGCCCAACAACGAAATGCTAACAGCCCCAATATTGTATAAAACTGTAAAAGTGAGATTGTTGCGTAAAACTTTTTTTAATTTTTTTGAAAGTGCATAAGCATGCGTTAGCCAACCCAGTGTGTTAGACACAAAAAAGAAATCGGCATTACGAGCAATACCCCACTTTTCCCAAACAGGCCCTCCCGATAGTGTTGCTTCCTGCATGGCCAGCCCGTCGTTTAAGCCGTCACCAATCATGAGCGAAGCTTCCTCGCCCATCTTTTTAACAAAGGCTGCTTTTTCACCGGGAACCAAATTTGAAAACACATTGTTGCTTAAAAAGCCTGTTTTAACGGCCAACGCTTTTACATTTTCTGCCTTGTCGCCGCTTAACAAATAAAAATTAATTCCTTCTCCCGTTAAATCTTTTAAAACCTGCTGCACATCACTAAGCACCTCTTCGCTATAGCTAATGTGGGCTAACATCACATCATCACGTTTAAAATACACACCGGGCAAATCACCTTTTCCTAAAAAATAAGATTTTTCATTGTAACTTGCCAACAAACCCACGCCTGCTTTTTCATTTACAACAAGCTCTAACGAGGGAAGTTGTTGTGCAATAAGTTCGCGATAGAGAGCAAGACTTGCCGGATGGCGGCTTCTGCATACCATGTTAAACAACACCGTTTTGTCTGATGCGTTCAGTAAATCTAGTTGTTGGGGATTTGTTAATTGAAGAACTCCTAAAGTTAAGGTTCCCGTTTTGTCACAAAAAATATTTTTAATTTTTTCAAGCTTATCAATAAACTCAGGGTTCTTGGCAAACACTCCATTTAAAATAAGTTCACGATTGGCCATATGACGCGCCAACGGGATAGCCACGCCCAGCGCACATGGGCAGGTGACAATCATCACACTTACAAACACATTGAGAGCACGCGAGGCATCGTTAATAAGCCAATAAGCCAAACCAGAAAAAGCAACACATAATACAACCACCACATACCAGCGTGTAAACCAGCGCCATAAATAAGGTGTTAACCCATCCTCGTTTTGAGGCACATAGCGATCAAGCGCTTTTTTGTTATAATCGTCACAGGCCATGGCCTTTACTGCAAAACCCGATACCAGTTGAGCTCCCGCACAAATCACATCACCTTTTTTAAAAATCTGCGGCATGGGTTCGCCGGTAATAGAGGCTAGCGAACATTCAACAGACTCGACCGATTCCAAAACACAATCTACCGGAAACAGAGCGCCGGGTTGTATAAGCAGGGGATCGTCTTTTTTTATTTCGGAAAACTTTTTTTCAGATAAATTTTCCCCAGCAACGGTAACTGTAAAATCGTGAAAGGGATCTACTTTAGAAAGTCCTTTTTGATTGCGCTCCAAAAACCTCACTTGCACATAGCGACCCAAAAGCATGAGTGCTATAAAAATATTAATAGTATCAAAATATGAAACAGCATGATTGCCCTGCATATAGGCCACAGACGAACCCACAAAGGTGGCCAAAATTCCAATGGCAATGGGTACATCAAAATGAACCACACCATTTTTTAAAGCCGTGATGGCTTTTCCAAAAAAATAGGATCCACCAACTGCAACCGATAAAAATGACAGATAAAAATTGAGGCTATTAAAGACTCGATAAATGGGATCGGCAGGATTTGTAAGGCCTGCATAAATGCTAAACGAAAAAAACATGGTGTTCATGGCAATG encodes the following:
- the ccoG gene encoding cytochrome c oxidase accessory protein CcoG: MQFKSSIRTDGSREKVRIADVAGRFTKARQIFFYVLMVIYALVPFIKVNGKPLIFIDILHRQFFLFGFTYNAQDFYLVFFLLSGALFTLFYITAVAGRLWCGWACPQTVFLEGVFRRIERLVEGPKSEQLLLAQSPWNFKKIVKFIIKHFLFVIFACAVSHIFLSYFVSMDELLSFVRHNPHEHWVAFIWMISITAVIYFNYAWFREQLCLIVCPYGKMQSALTDDDTLVIGYDALRGEPRGKVSDSSRGACINCRRCVDVCPTGIDIRNGLQLECIGCANCIDACDEIMDKVGQARGLVRYDSLNGLLKKPRHILRPRIYLYTVLFFVGLAVFSFFLFKRHTFEANILRAPGIPYVLTEGKIRNQYLLHVINKTAEKAKFTFKFSGEANVIIPFLEIELGSLEEKRIPAFAEMDAKKFKGQFNIILTSTNTQTGEVVVSQIPFLGP
- a CDS encoding c-type cytochrome, whose translation is MKEEDKVRHHSYDGIQEYDNMLPRWWVGTFVITVVFGFCYWLYYNTYAVGPTQEQEYQTALEEHKAEFGNKGGDEGPTDAALLAKSQDSHETEEGKKIFMTNCMACHGDKGQGVIGPNLTDKYWIHGGKPTQIHATVTNGVVEKGMLSWKGVLAPNQIDEVVAFIMTLQGTNPPGAKEPQGDLVE
- a CDS encoding cbb3-type cytochrome c oxidase subunit 3, with translation MRQLLEQVGAHDTGGTFFIVLFVVLFTLILFSTFRKKNKPVFEKDSKLPLE
- the ccoN gene encoding cytochrome-c oxidase, cbb3-type subunit I; protein product: MKKIVYNDGVTRQFIFASVMWGIVGMLVGVIVASQLAFPSLNFTQYLSFGRLRPLHTNAVIFAFVGNMIFAGIYYSTQRLLKARMGSDFLSKVHFWGWQLIIVCAALTLPLGITQGKEYAELEWPIDILIALIWVIFAINFFWTIKKRNEKSLYVALWFYIATIVTVAVLHIVNSLSLPLNLFKSYSVFSGVQDALVQWWYGHNAVAFFLTTPVLGIMYYFMPKAIGKPVYSYRLSIIHFWALVFMYIWAGPHHLLNTALPDWAQTLGMVFSVALWAPSWGGMINGLLTLRGAWDKLRTDPVVKFFVAGITFYGMSTFEGPMLSIKSINALAHSTDWIIGHVHGGALGWNGFMAAGMFYFLVPRLFNTKLYSEKLANFHFWIGTFGIVLYMAAMYVSGLTQGLMWRALTPEGTLLYPSFLESIFASQNMYYLRIVGGTLYLVTFIIMAYNLIKTAKQGNPVDGEVEVVTLDNQSQTSWVKVIFSPVMVLVLIGLILLLALGTKDVVTSIIVYAGLAILVVASVMMNKKGDGSWHEVLEGKAFLFSFFVLISILIGGMVQIIPAVTVKSAVPMTHEAVPYTALELEGRDIYRREGCYNCHTQMIRPMVPETMRYGAPSEAWESMYDHPFQWGSKRTGPDLARVGKKYPNLWHYKHMIDPRSTSAGSLMPTYPHLATQTLDYKDTASRMELMRTLGVPYTDAQISSAVEDAHKQGEVIANDLKQSQVNLSAQSELVALISYLQKLGVDHKAYEGK
- a CDS encoding heavy metal translocating P-type ATPase metal-binding domain-containing protein, with translation MRENVATQIVSRATCLHCGQSLSRNRIESDFCCVGCHTVYTLIHDENLDRFYTLKPKTLLPLINYFTRKTDWQWIQNLKGLDMGKVSFKIEGLQCAACIWLLSTMAKKMGPSQVMINPSNGRMDMQFDTQKFDFTAFLKKVELLGYAARALDDEKSEPSRDLLIRLGICMAIAMNTMFFSFSIYAGLTNPADPIYRVFNSLNFYLSFLSVAVGGSYFFGKAITALKNGVVHFDVPIAIGILATFVGSSVAYMQGNHAVSYFDTINIFIALMLLGRYVQVRFLERNQKGLSKVDPFHDFTVTVAGENLSEKKFSEIKKDDPLLIQPGALFPVDCVLESVESVECSLASITGEPMPQIFKKGDVICAGAQLVSGFAVKAMACDDYNKKALDRYVPQNEDGLTPYLWRWFTRWYVVVVLCVAFSGLAYWLINDASRALNVFVSVMIVTCPCALGVAIPLARHMANRELILNGVFAKNPEFIDKLEKIKNIFCDKTGTLTLGVLQLTNPQQLDLLNASDKTVLFNMVCRSRHPASLALYRELIAQQLPSLELVVNEKAGVGLLASYNEKSYFLGKGDLPGVYFKRDDVMLAHISYSEEVLSDVQQVLKDLTGEGINFYLLSGDKAENVKALAVKTGFLSNNVFSNLVPGEKAAFVKKMGEEASLMIGDGLNDGLAMQEATLSGGPVWEKWGIARNADFFFVSNTLGWLTHAYALSKKLKKVLRNNLTFTVLYNIGAVSISLLGLANPLVCAIIMPASSVIVLAYTAYAMRSVNS